acaaatcatattttgttgtatagagggaacgtaagcatggagattacttgtggtgtttgatatgtatatatataatattgtaggttgataatacctattatgacgtgttgggattacgtatgcaaattgattagatgattatgtgcaaatgtatatatatatgaatacagagattactataagtatgacgtttatgGTAGATATAACTCTTGTAGCAAAGGGAGTGCTACATTAATAATGTGATATATTCACTTCAATGTCCTCTatagttaaatatatcaattcatttgaaaattttgttccagtataatatttataaattaatactaaattagTATAAAGTAATTATGtaccaaataattattttaaattcgaatatataaatagttgtattgatttagcaaaaaattataaatataataattttaaattaacaaataaaaatgcatcattgcatattaaaattttacccaCGAATATTTAAGGTATAGATTCTACCcataccaaaaataattatttcaataggTATGTACCCAACAAcatctaatataaaaatattaggcATGAATTTGGTTATAActatgaaaataaatctagGTCTATATATTGTTGtgtgttgatttatatatatattttttatttataatatatattataaaatataaaatattatttattatattcacatGGTAATGATGTGTTACGATGATtagtgtatgtatatatacacaatgtctagcatatatatataaaggaaaagcaaaataaaaaaatcaaacgcGCCTAGGGGGCTAATTTGGGCATTTTGCCTCTTGGAGACGAATAATCCCGTTTGATGAAAAgggttttgaaattttgaatttcaaaaatgTTGCCGTTGTGATCCCCACCGCCATTTGTATATAGGATCCGCCGCTTCGCACATGCAAAAACCTAAATTCTTCCTAAATcttgaattgcaatttttcacaCTACgcagagaaagagagagagaagaaaagaaagaagaaaatggatgAGAAACCGAAATCTGCCATGGAAGCATTCGAGAAGCTTGAGAAAGTGGGAGAGGGGACATATGGAAAAGTGTACAGAGCAAGAGAGAAAGCCACTGGCAAGATTGTTGCTTTGAAGAAGACCCGTCTTCACGAAGACGAAGAAGGGGTGCCCCCCACCACTCTTCGCGAGGTTTCTTTGCTCCGAATGCTCTCCAGAGACCCTCATGTAGTCAGGTCTTGCCACTTCCCCATTTTCAATTcgtttctcttcttttccGTAGTTCATATACGATTTCTTCGTATTACACTAATTCTTCAATTGGTTTTACTGGATTTTTGTGGGTTcgttctttcttttattgtgCATGACTTATGGGTCTAAGccgttttcttgatttcttggCATACTTGAGAGCTCCCTTCTcatacatttttgttttattctctCCCTAATTTGATTGGTTCTTTAGGTTTTCTGTGATCCTCTAAGATGATTTCCTGTTTCGAGTTTATTATGGGTCTCGATTCTTGTTTTGGTTCGGGCTTTTTCACTGATTCCTGGGGTTTACGTCGTcttctttttagttttcttgTTGGTCTTGGTTCTTTCATTTATTGTGTTCATTACCGATACTTGGAGATCAAAGTTGaactttaaataattatttagtaaataaCTATGATTAGGATAGATGTTAAGAATCTGTGATAATGATATGTCCTATGTCTTTCAATTACAAATGTACAGATTGATTGATGTGAAACAAGGCCAGAACAAGGAAGGCAGAACAGTTCTGTACTTGGTTTTTGAATACATGGATACTGACCTCAAGAAGTACATCCGCAGCTTCCGTCAAACTGGCGATCACATCCCACCTAAAATCGTCaaggtaatattttttccattagTCATTGGCTTTCTTGGAATATTTTTAACAGTTCGTCTGAGTTTATCCTACTATGAACCTTAAACGTTTTGTTCTTCACAACGGCAGAGTTTAATGTACCAGCTCTGTAAGGGTGTCGCTTTCTGCCATGGTCATGGTGTTTTACACAGGTATTCTAAAGTTTTAATTCTTTCCAGAAATGATCCTTATCAGGGcttcattaatttttctcaCTGCGTCTAACTCAACTATGCCGTTGTTTAGGGATCTTAAGCCTCACAATCTTTTGATGGATCGCAAGACGATGATGCTTAAAATAGCAGATCTTGGACTTGCCAGAGCTTTCACAGTACCCATCAAGAAGTATACTCATGAGGTACATTCTTTGAAAACCCTACGAACGCTTTCCCAGAATTTCTCAACCAGACTGTAAAATCATTGCATTATTCGCAGATATTGACCCTCTGGTACAGAGCTCCTGAGGTTCTTCTGGGTGCTACACACTACTCACCTGCAGTAGATATGTGGTCTGTTGCCTGTATATTTGGTATGAATAGTTTTCTCTGATCACGTTGTTCATTGcttgttttaaataaacttcCTACTATGAAGAATTCATGTAAATCCTGAAACGAGATTTTCGATGTCAATTTCTCAGCTGAATTGGTTACAAACCAAGCGCTCTTCCCTGGAGACTCTGAGCTGCAACAGCTTCTGCACATTTTCAGGTTGTTGACAGATAAAAATGTGTAATCCTGTTTATCTTAACTCAATTCGCTACTCTTATTCTTATGCATCTGCATTTGGTGGAAGCAGATTGTTGGGAACTCCAAATGAAGAAGTTTGGCCCGGAGTTAGCAGGTTAGTGAACTGGCATGAATACCCGCAGTGGAGTCCAAAGCCACTTTCATCAGCTGTCCCTGGTCTGGATGAAGATGGCCTCCATCTTTTATCTGTGAGTCCAATTAGGTTAAGTAAACTAACGAGTAATGTCACTACAGTGGATCCTTTCTTAATTGTTCTGAAATGTTTGATGTTGTAGGAAATGCTGCAATATGAGCCATCAAAGAGGATTTCCGCAAAGAAAGCTATGGAACATCCTTATTTTGATGATCTTGACAAGTCCCTTCTCTGAAAGTCAGTGAATTGGCCAGGCTGTCTGCTTTTATGGGACTTATCTTGCTTCTCTCAAGCATTTCTCGGGCCATATTTTAATCATCATTCCCCTGGTTTTTCCCCAAGAATTGTGCTATAGATTGACCTTTCTGTAGGAAAGCACTTAGAGTGCTTCCATAATTGTAGTTTACTATCAATTTGCTTAGTTTGGGCCATGCTCACTCCCACCTTCTTAGTGCCACCATGTTAGTTCTTTCTGTTGTCAAAGTTTTTTATTATGGAAAAGCTTGAAATCTCTTAATTTTAGCAAATGGCAAAACGAAGGCAATTTTCAGTCAACAATTTCTCAAATCTATCACTGTTGCATTATAAATCTGCCTGTAACTCCAACAAAACTCCAAGAAAATAGCTGAGTCATTTGGATATCACTGAAGTCTTCAACATCTAGGAagcaaattttgcaatttctaAGCACTACTTAAAAGTCGctaaaattttacaattaagtTTCTCCGtcaaaatttttacaattgttGCTGAAATTTTGCTAAAAGTATAAAGGAGCACGAGCAGTCGAGGACAATTTATATTCAAGAAACCAGCCACAGGAAGACTGTCGACCAGAGagtgagagaaagagaagcCAATGTGTAACACCATAGCATAATTACAGAGCATTCACTCTCTCCAACCCCAAATAACTGAGTTATTGTTCCTGCCATGTAAACAGAAATAGAGTTACAACCAACACATTCTCTAATTATCTGGGAAAGCCTTTCAAgtttttactaaatttgtaTGTCCTAACAGATGAGGTGATCCaggaaaaataatgtaattaacaatttctatttttgttgacATCTTTAAGACTATGAAGAGGAACAATTAGAACAGAACATAAATGTGACTTGGAACTGAAGCAGACACCACTATACAAAATGCGCCCAGTTATAACATACCTATGTTCATCGCAGGTGGCAGTGAGAATTGCAGCAAAAGAACAAACAGATATAGTGGATCATTGTGTATCAACCCAAATCGGAGGGCCCCTTTAACAACAGCGATGCCTGTCAAAGGCAGGGCGACATATCTAACAGCAAGAACGCCAATGATAACGGACTTCTGGATTCCTGAGCCTTTTAAAcctgaaaatattgaaatggaGAAAACATATCAAAAGTTAGTATTGCTAAAGAAAGTTACCAGAGTTGGGCAAAATATGGTCATACATGGCAATATAACGACTAAATTCCAACAACATCAACCTTTAATGAGGTTCCCACCCATGATCAATGTGACGGCTGGAATAGCTCCATCCCTGCGATGATGAACAAGAAGCATAAGCACTTCTATCCATTAAAGTTATCAGCGTAACAATAAACTATCCGCTAGAAAGATATCCTAAATGGAAGGAAATTGCAGGACTGAAATATGAAATGTATGCGAAGACAAAAACgaaaattaaacataagaCAGAAATTTTATGTGGTTAAGGGAATGCTCCTACATCCATGTTATTTCAAGTTCTCTTAATACGATAGTATCTAAAACAAATTGCAATAGATGGTCATGCATCAACAATTTATCCTAGAATGGTAAAGCCCCT
The window above is part of the Sesamum indicum cultivar Zhongzhi No. 13 linkage group LG2, S_indicum_v1.0, whole genome shotgun sequence genome. Proteins encoded here:
- the LOC105178226 gene encoding cell division control protein 2 homolog D → MDEKPKSAMEAFEKLEKVGEGTYGKVYRAREKATGKIVALKKTRLHEDEEGVPPTTLREVSLLRMLSRDPHVVRLIDVKQGQNKEGRTVLYLVFEYMDTDLKKYIRSFRQTGDHIPPKIVKSLMYQLCKGVAFCHGHGVLHRDLKPHNLLMDRKTMMLKIADLGLARAFTVPIKKYTHEILTLWYRAPEVLLGATHYSPAVDMWSVACIFAELVTNQALFPGDSELQQLLHIFRLLGTPNEEVWPGVSRLVNWHEYPQWSPKPLSSAVPGLDEDGLHLLSEMLQYEPSKRISAKKAMEHPYFDDLDKSLL